In Halopseudomonas xinjiangensis, a single genomic region encodes these proteins:
- the murI gene encoding glutamate racemase — MRNAPIGIFDSGVGGLSVLREIERLLPDESLLYVADSGHVPYGEKSPDYIRQRSRAISEFLLEQGVKALVVACNTATAAAVADLRECFTVPVIGMEPAVKPAAAATRSGAVGVLATTGTLQSARFAALLDRFAGSVRVHTQPCPGLVELIEAGELAGPRVEQLLLGFSAPLVEAGCDTLILGCTHYPFVRPVLQTLVPEGVVIIDTGAAVARQVAARLGERDMLAQGPSRSARFWSSGEPEALERALPALWGGNAAVLRLSV, encoded by the coding sequence ATGCGTAACGCGCCTATCGGTATCTTCGATTCGGGCGTTGGCGGGCTTTCCGTATTGCGGGAGATTGAGCGTCTCTTGCCTGATGAATCGCTGCTGTACGTGGCTGATAGCGGCCATGTCCCCTACGGTGAAAAGTCGCCCGATTATATCCGCCAGCGCAGCCGGGCCATCAGCGAATTTCTGCTCGAGCAGGGGGTGAAGGCTTTGGTTGTGGCGTGCAATACCGCTACGGCGGCCGCGGTGGCCGATTTGCGGGAATGCTTCACGGTGCCCGTCATCGGAATGGAGCCGGCGGTCAAGCCGGCAGCGGCGGCGACTCGTAGCGGAGCAGTAGGCGTGCTGGCTACCACAGGTACGCTGCAAAGCGCCCGCTTTGCAGCGCTGCTTGATCGGTTCGCCGGCTCGGTCAGAGTGCACACTCAGCCCTGCCCGGGGCTGGTCGAGTTGATCGAAGCAGGGGAGCTGGCCGGGCCACGGGTGGAGCAGTTGCTGCTCGGCTTCAGCGCTCCCCTCGTCGAGGCGGGTTGCGATACGCTGATTCTCGGTTGCACCCACTATCCCTTCGTTCGACCGGTGTTGCAGACACTAGTACCCGAAGGCGTCGTGATCATCGACACCGGCGCCGCAGTGGCACGGCAGGTAGCGGCTCGTCTGGGCGAGCGTGACATGCTCGCGCAAGGGCCATCTCGGTCGGCCCGCTTCTGGTCGAGCGGCGAGCCAGAGGCGCTTGAGCGCGCGCTTCCCGCCTTGTGGGGCGGGAACGCAGCGGTATTACGGTTGTCCGTTTAG
- the lolB gene encoding lipoprotein insertase outer membrane protein LolB, which yields MRRIHLVPIMLLTMLVTACSSFHERETLKFGGDPTAWRAHRQSVEPIQSWTLQGKLGLRSEQESGSGTLWWQQDHRFYDIRLSGPLGRGATRIQGSPGGVILEMAGRPPYHAESAGELLEQQIGWRLPVEHLLWWVRGLPDPDRPSRLQLDANSRAARIAQAGWTVEYSRYQQVGDVELPQRLQISGHDILLTLVVTDWQPEAQP from the coding sequence ATGCGTCGTATACATCTCGTCCCGATCATGTTGTTGACCATGCTGGTGACGGCGTGTAGCAGCTTCCATGAACGCGAAACGCTGAAGTTCGGCGGCGACCCGACTGCCTGGCGCGCTCACCGGCAGAGCGTGGAGCCGATCCAGAGCTGGACGCTACAAGGCAAGCTGGGGTTACGCTCCGAACAGGAGTCTGGCAGCGGGACACTTTGGTGGCAACAAGACCACCGGTTCTATGATATTCGCCTCTCCGGTCCGCTCGGCCGCGGCGCCACGCGTATTCAGGGTTCGCCTGGCGGCGTGATTCTCGAAATGGCCGGACGCCCGCCCTATCATGCCGAATCCGCTGGCGAGCTTCTCGAACAGCAGATTGGCTGGCGACTGCCGGTTGAACATCTACTTTGGTGGGTACGTGGCCTGCCCGATCCGGACCGGCCGAGCAGATTGCAGCTTGATGCCAACAGCCGCGCCGCGCGCATCGCACAGGCTGGCTGGACTGTGGAATACAGCCGTTATCAGCAGGTAGGCGATGTCGAACTGCCGCAACGGCTGCAGATCTCCGGTCACGACATCCTGCTTACCCTGGTCGTCACCGACTGGCAGCCCGAGGCGCAGCCGTGA
- the ispE gene encoding 4-(cytidine 5'-diphospho)-2-C-methyl-D-erythritol kinase has product MLSLPAPAKLNLFLHITGRRPDGYHILQTLFQFLDHGDTLDFVPRSDGRIQLCGDLPGVPTEDNLIVRAARLLQEASGTNLGATITLHKRLPMGGGIGGGSSDAATALLGLDRLWGTDTGLGKLAELGLTLGADVPVFVRGRAAWAEGVGERLSPVELEEPWFLVVVPPCHVSTAEIFSDQRLTRDTPPITLAAFREHGGRNDCLPVVTARYPEIRNTLILLNKYCEAKMTGTGSCLFGAFPNEREADKVRARLPATLQTFVARGCNRSPLHLALDKAA; this is encoded by the coding sequence ATGCTGAGCCTGCCCGCACCGGCCAAACTCAATCTCTTTCTGCACATAACCGGCCGCAGGCCGGACGGTTACCACATCCTGCAGACGCTTTTCCAGTTCCTCGATCACGGCGATACGCTGGATTTCGTACCTCGCAGCGATGGCCGGATCCAGCTGTGTGGCGACCTGCCCGGCGTGCCAACTGAGGACAATCTCATCGTCCGTGCCGCACGCCTTCTGCAAGAAGCTAGCGGCACGAATCTGGGCGCGACCATCACGCTTCACAAGCGCTTACCCATGGGCGGAGGCATAGGCGGCGGCAGCTCCGACGCAGCTACCGCCCTTCTCGGTCTCGATCGGCTATGGGGCACGGACACGGGGCTGGGCAAACTGGCAGAGCTTGGCCTGACACTCGGCGCTGACGTACCGGTTTTTGTCCGCGGGCGAGCTGCCTGGGCCGAAGGAGTCGGCGAACGGCTGAGTCCGGTCGAACTGGAGGAACCGTGGTTTCTCGTGGTTGTCCCGCCCTGCCACGTCAGTACCGCGGAGATTTTTTCTGATCAAAGGTTGACGCGTGACACACCGCCCATTACATTAGCGGCCTTCCGTGAGCACGGTGGTCGGAATGACTGCTTGCCGGTTGTCACAGCGCGTTACCCTGAAATACGTAACACGTTGATCTTGCTAAACAAATATTGTGAGGCTAAGATGACCGGGACTGGCAGTTGCTTGTTTGGGGCCTTCCCAAACGAACGCGAAGCTGATAAAGTTCGCGCCCGGTTGCCAGCCACACTGCAAACCTTTGTCGCAAGGGGTTGTAACAGATCACCGTTACACCTGGCGTTAGACAAAGCGGCGTAA
- a CDS encoding 50S ribosomal protein L25/general stress protein Ctc yields the protein MVDFTLTAIARDDLGKGASRRLRRNADMVPAIVYGGEKAPQSVSLEARELNKALENEAFYSHIISLSVDGKKEDVLLKALQRHPSKPRVMHADFLRVVAGHQVTVQVPLHFMNQEICVGVKQGGGIISHTMTEVEIACLPKDLPEFIEVDMAKVGLNDIVHLSDLKLPKGVTIPSLAQGPDHDLPVANVHPARVVADDTDTTESSEGEESAE from the coding sequence ATGGTCGACTTCACTCTTACTGCGATTGCGCGTGACGACCTGGGGAAAGGTGCGAGCCGCCGCCTGCGTCGTAACGCAGATATGGTTCCGGCTATCGTTTACGGTGGCGAAAAGGCTCCCCAGAGCGTGTCCCTGGAAGCCCGTGAACTGAACAAGGCGCTGGAAAACGAAGCCTTCTACTCTCACATCATCAGCCTGTCTGTCGATGGCAAGAAAGAAGACGTCCTGCTCAAGGCCCTGCAGCGTCATCCGTCGAAGCCGCGCGTCATGCACGCCGACTTCCTGCGCGTGGTTGCTGGCCATCAGGTCACCGTTCAGGTTCCGTTGCACTTCATGAACCAGGAAATCTGCGTTGGCGTCAAGCAAGGCGGCGGCATCATTTCCCACACCATGACCGAAGTGGAAATCGCCTGCCTGCCCAAGGACCTGCCGGAATTCATCGAAGTCGACATGGCCAAGGTTGGCCTGAACGACATCGTGCACCTGTCGGACCTGAAGCTGCCCAAGGGCGTCACTATTCCGAGCCTGGCTCAAGGTCCGGACCACGACCTGCCGGTTGCCAACGTACACCCGGCTCGCGTCGTAGCAGACGACACCGACACCACCGAATCTTCGGAAGGTGAGGAATCGGCGGAGTAA
- a CDS encoding molybdopterin-synthase adenylyltransferase MoeB, with translation MQDDQLLRYSRQILLEQVDVAGQQALLQARVLIVGLGGLGSPAALYLAAAGIGTLLLADPDEVDLTNLQRQIIHQAGSIGHRKVDSAVQSIAALNPQTKLVPLPFALADQQLDEAVASADVVLDCSDNFATRQAVNRACFAARKPLVSGAAIRLEGQLSVFDPRLDSSPCYQCLYGTGDETTLSCSEAGVLGPLVGMVGSLQALEAIKLIVGFGEPLVGRLLLIDALDSRFREMRLRRDPACAVCAVCAGRTSDA, from the coding sequence ATGCAGGATGATCAGCTGCTGCGATATAGCAGGCAGATCCTGCTCGAGCAGGTCGACGTGGCCGGTCAACAGGCGTTGCTCCAGGCGCGGGTACTGATCGTCGGTCTCGGCGGTCTGGGCTCGCCAGCGGCGTTGTACCTGGCTGCTGCCGGGATCGGCACGCTGCTGTTGGCCGATCCCGATGAGGTCGACTTGACCAATCTTCAGCGACAGATCATCCATCAGGCCGGCAGCATCGGCCACAGAAAGGTCGACTCGGCGGTGCAGAGTATCGCGGCGCTCAACCCGCAGACGAAGCTCGTGCCGTTGCCGTTCGCCCTTGCTGATCAGCAGTTGGACGAGGCAGTCGCTTCGGCGGACGTCGTCCTCGATTGCTCGGATAATTTCGCTACCCGCCAGGCCGTCAATCGCGCCTGCTTCGCTGCCCGCAAGCCGCTGGTATCTGGCGCTGCGATCCGGCTCGAGGGCCAGCTCAGCGTTTTCGATCCGCGTCTCGACTCATCCCCCTGCTATCAGTGCCTGTACGGAACGGGCGATGAGACGACGTTGAGCTGCAGTGAAGCCGGAGTACTCGGGCCTCTTGTCGGTATGGTTGGCAGCCTGCAGGCGCTTGAGGCGATCAAGCTGATTGTCGGGTTCGGCGAGCCACTGGTTGGACGCCTGTTGCTGATCGATGCGCTCGACTCCCGGTTCAGAGAAATGCGTTTGCGTCGCGATCCGGCGTGTGCCGTCTGTGCCGTCTGTGCCGGTCGGACGAGCGATGCGTAA
- the hemA gene encoding glutamyl-tRNA reductase, translated as MGFLAFGINHKTAAVEVRERVAFAPDQLADALQQLREDTLTQEVAILSTCNRTEIYLSQDHPNPDAVVEWVARFHGMTVEELARCSYLHRDAGAVRHMMRVAAGLDSMVLGEPQILGQMKDAWQSARTAGTLGPYLDRLFQSTFNTAKQVRTDTAIGENPVSVAFAAVSLARQIFSDLRRSTALLIGAGETIALVARHLYEQGVQKIIVANRTLERAELLSEPLGGQAILLNQIPDVLAQCDIIISSTASPLPILGKGAVERALKARKRSPMFMVDIAVPRDIEPEVGGLRDVYLYSVDDLHEVIEENLRSRQGAAEAAERLIDLGTDEFMQRLRALAAVDVLRRYRQKAEHLRDQELAKAQARLERGTDPQLVLAEMARSLTNKLLHDPSVQLKQMSAEGRAEALTLAQELFALDEDTHSVQGKS; from the coding sequence ATGGGCTTTCTCGCGTTCGGCATCAATCACAAGACTGCAGCAGTAGAGGTGCGTGAGCGGGTGGCGTTTGCCCCCGATCAGCTCGCTGACGCGCTGCAGCAATTGCGCGAGGATACCCTGACACAGGAAGTGGCGATCCTGTCGACCTGCAACCGCACCGAAATCTATCTCTCGCAGGATCATCCGAACCCCGACGCGGTTGTTGAGTGGGTTGCCCGCTTTCACGGTATGACTGTCGAGGAGCTGGCTCGTTGCAGTTATCTGCATCGTGATGCCGGTGCGGTTCGCCACATGATGCGGGTGGCTGCCGGGCTTGATTCCATGGTGCTGGGGGAGCCGCAGATCCTTGGCCAGATGAAAGATGCCTGGCAGTCGGCGCGCACTGCCGGGACCCTCGGTCCGTACCTGGACAGGCTGTTCCAGAGCACCTTCAACACCGCAAAGCAGGTCCGTACCGATACCGCGATCGGCGAGAATCCGGTGTCGGTGGCATTCGCTGCGGTCAGTCTGGCCCGTCAGATCTTTTCCGACTTGCGCCGCAGCACGGCATTACTGATAGGCGCTGGCGAGACCATCGCGCTGGTGGCCCGCCACCTCTATGAACAGGGCGTGCAGAAGATCATCGTCGCCAACCGCACCCTGGAGCGTGCCGAGCTGCTTAGCGAGCCACTGGGTGGTCAGGCGATCCTGCTCAATCAGATTCCTGATGTGCTGGCGCAGTGCGACATCATCATCAGTTCCACCGCCAGCCCGTTGCCTATCCTCGGCAAGGGTGCGGTGGAACGGGCGTTGAAGGCACGCAAGCGGAGCCCGATGTTCATGGTCGACATTGCCGTGCCACGCGATATCGAGCCGGAAGTCGGTGGCCTAAGGGACGTCTATCTGTACAGCGTGGATGACCTGCACGAGGTGATCGAAGAGAACCTGCGTTCGCGCCAGGGGGCAGCCGAGGCCGCAGAGCGGCTGATCGATCTCGGCACGGACGAATTCATGCAGCGGCTGCGCGCGCTTGCCGCGGTGGACGTGCTGCGTCGCTACCGCCAGAAGGCCGAGCATTTGCGTGACCAGGAACTGGCGAAGGCTCAGGCCCGTCTCGAACGGGGTACTGATCCGCAACTTGTGCTGGCGGAAATGGCACGCTCGCTGACCAACAAACTTCTTCACGACCCCAGCGTACAGCTCAAGCAGATGAGCGCCGAAGGGCGCGCCGAGGCGCTGACGCTGGCCCAGGAGCTGTTCGCCCTGGACGAAGACACGCATTCCGTACAAGGCAAATCATGA
- the prfA gene encoding peptide chain release factor 1 has protein sequence MKASLLNRLDTLSERFEELAALLSDAEVISDQTRFRAYSKEYADLESTVRCYVEWRKVEANLAEARSLLKDSDPDMREMAEEDLRESSERQAELEVELNRLLLPRDPNDERNVFLEVRAGTGGDEAAIFAGDLFRMYSRYAERQGWRVEVLSENEGEHGGYKEVIARVEGQSVYGKLKFESGAHRVQRVPETESQGRIHTSACTVAILPEMDEQAAVEINPADLRVDTYRSSGAGGQHVNKTDSAIRLTHLPTGIVVECQEERSQHKNRSKAMSLLQSKLVSRQREAQEREISDTRRQLVGSGDRSERIRTYNFPQGRLTDHRINLTLYSLDQIVQGDLDNVIDPLLREYQADQLAALDQG, from the coding sequence ATGAAGGCATCTCTGCTGAATCGTCTGGACACCCTGAGCGAACGCTTCGAAGAACTGGCCGCGCTGCTGAGCGACGCGGAGGTGATAAGCGACCAGACCCGCTTCCGTGCCTATTCCAAGGAATACGCCGATCTGGAGTCGACCGTCCGTTGTTATGTCGAGTGGCGCAAGGTCGAGGCCAACCTGGCCGAAGCGCGGAGCTTGCTTAAGGATAGCGATCCGGACATGCGCGAGATGGCCGAAGAGGATCTCCGCGAATCGAGCGAGCGGCAGGCGGAACTCGAAGTCGAGCTCAATCGACTGCTGCTGCCGCGCGATCCCAACGATGAGCGCAACGTGTTCCTGGAGGTTCGCGCCGGGACTGGCGGCGACGAAGCAGCAATTTTCGCGGGCGATCTGTTTCGCATGTATTCACGGTACGCCGAACGTCAGGGCTGGCGCGTGGAAGTGCTCTCGGAAAACGAGGGCGAGCATGGCGGTTATAAAGAAGTCATCGCTCGGGTCGAAGGCCAGTCGGTCTACGGCAAGCTGAAATTCGAATCGGGTGCCCATCGCGTGCAGCGCGTACCGGAGACCGAGTCGCAGGGACGTATTCATACCTCTGCGTGCACCGTGGCGATCCTTCCCGAGATGGACGAGCAGGCGGCGGTCGAAATCAACCCCGCCGACCTGCGCGTGGACACCTATCGCTCCTCCGGCGCCGGCGGCCAGCACGTGAACAAGACCGACTCGGCGATTCGCCTGACCCACTTGCCGACCGGCATCGTGGTTGAGTGTCAGGAAGAGCGGTCTCAGCATAAGAACCGCTCCAAGGCGATGAGCCTGCTGCAGTCGAAACTGGTCAGCCGCCAGCGCGAGGCGCAGGAGCGGGAGATCTCCGACACGCGTCGCCAGTTGGTGGGCTCGGGGGATCGATCCGAACGCATTCGTACTTACAATTTCCCGCAGGGACGCCTGACCGACCACCGCATCAATCTGACGCTGTACAGCCTGGACCAAATCGTTCAGGGCGATCTGGACAACGTCATCGATCCGCTGCTGCGTGAATATCAGGCAGACCAACTGGCAGCTCTGGACCAGGGATGA
- the prmC gene encoding peptide chain release factor N(5)-glutamine methyltransferase translates to MSATVTALLAQVELPDSSSPRLDAELLLAHVLNKPRSFLRTWPEHALKPDELQRYSQLVTRRRAGEPVAYLLGRQGFWNLDLEVAPSTLIPRADTETLVEAALDLALPAEATVLDLGTGTGAIALALAGERPGWQVLGCDRVDDAVQLATSNARRLGARNARFVLSDWFGALDPSARFNLVVSNPPYIAENDEHLGQGDVRFEPASALVSGPDGLDDIRRIIGQAPAFLSASGWLLLEHGWDQAESVASLLDSRGFQSIFSRRDIGGHQRVTGGYWHAG, encoded by the coding sequence ATGAGCGCGACCGTAACGGCTCTGCTGGCGCAGGTCGAGTTACCGGACTCATCGAGTCCGCGGCTCGATGCCGAGCTGCTGCTGGCTCATGTTCTGAACAAGCCCCGCAGCTTCCTGCGCACCTGGCCGGAACATGCACTGAAGCCTGATGAGCTGCAGCGCTACTCGCAGCTCGTCACCCGGCGCAGGGCAGGCGAACCTGTCGCCTATCTGCTCGGCCGGCAGGGCTTCTGGAATCTCGATCTCGAGGTAGCCCCCTCGACACTGATCCCGCGTGCCGACACCGAGACGCTGGTTGAGGCGGCACTCGATCTGGCGCTGCCGGCCGAGGCGACAGTGTTGGATCTGGGTACCGGCACTGGTGCGATTGCACTGGCTCTGGCTGGCGAGAGACCTGGTTGGCAGGTCCTAGGCTGCGATCGCGTAGACGATGCGGTCCAGCTCGCGACGAGCAATGCCAGACGGCTTGGCGCCCGCAATGCTCGTTTTGTACTCAGCGACTGGTTCGGCGCGCTCGATCCATCCGCACGCTTCAATCTGGTCGTTTCCAACCCGCCGTACATCGCTGAGAACGACGAGCATCTGGGGCAGGGCGACGTGCGTTTCGAGCCGGCCTCGGCGCTGGTCAGCGGGCCGGACGGGCTCGATGACATTCGGAGAATCATCGGGCAGGCACCCGCATTTCTCAGCGCGTCCGGCTGGCTGCTTCTGGAGCATGGCTGGGATCAAGCGGAATCGGTCGCCTCGCTGCTGGACAGTCGAGGCTTCCAGAGTATCTTCAGTCGCCGCGACATCGGCGGCCATCAACGCGTAACCGGAGGATACTGGCATGCAGGATGA
- a CDS encoding tetratricopeptide repeat protein, protein MNQSLKPPMKVTLLAALFASLIGCAHLGPDRQPPAPAEPVVEAPAEPEQPKEVVYGQFSTDSLYSLLAAEIAGQRNRFDIALENYLEQARTTRDAGVIARAMQVAEFLGAHQQAKEMALLWVDVAPNDPQALRAGALQLARAGEHGQAMQFMQRVLNLHGETNFDFLALAAAQTDPQTRQSMLQSLEGLRQQYPDNAQITFSSALLMQQDGRNEEALALLDALPDQVASQPTVMLQARLLADQGRTEQAIEVLQEGLRKFPDDTRMRLLMARLLVAEDNMDAAATQFAALVQQNPDDAELLLTLGLVNLENDDPKAAIGYLERADQASPGNTLARYHLGLAYQAIGDEQRAIQAWRSVGPGNEFLTSRLQLAQTLARQERVEELSEIMAADRSVYPQHALPLYLLEIEALSAVDLQLALPRINQALGEFENNTDLLYTRAMLREQLGDDAGFEEDLRTIIAREPDNAMALNALGYTLADRNERLDEALQLIERAHSLNPDDPAIIDSLGWVHYRRGDLQRAEAFLRQAYRAMPDQEVAAHLGEVLWQQGRQREAVQIWEEAMQDGADNSQIRTTRERLEQS, encoded by the coding sequence ATGAACCAATCGCTCAAGCCCCCCATGAAAGTCACCTTGCTCGCCGCGCTGTTCGCCAGCCTGATCGGCTGCGCGCACCTCGGCCCCGACCGCCAGCCCCCTGCTCCCGCCGAACCAGTGGTCGAGGCGCCGGCAGAGCCGGAACAGCCCAAAGAAGTCGTATACGGTCAGTTCAGCACGGACAGCCTGTATTCATTGCTGGCGGCAGAGATCGCCGGACAGCGTAATCGCTTCGATATCGCCCTGGAGAATTATCTCGAGCAGGCGCGCACCACGCGCGACGCTGGAGTGATAGCCCGGGCGATGCAGGTCGCCGAATTCCTTGGCGCGCATCAGCAGGCAAAGGAGATGGCGTTACTCTGGGTAGACGTAGCCCCGAATGATCCGCAGGCCCTGCGAGCCGGAGCACTGCAGCTGGCCCGTGCTGGCGAACATGGGCAGGCGATGCAGTTCATGCAGCGCGTCCTCAACCTGCACGGGGAGACCAACTTCGACTTCCTCGCACTTGCCGCTGCACAAACCGACCCGCAGACGCGCCAATCGATGCTGCAATCGCTCGAAGGTTTGCGCCAGCAATACCCTGACAACGCTCAGATCACCTTCTCCTCCGCTTTGCTGATGCAACAGGATGGACGTAACGAAGAGGCGCTGGCGCTGCTCGATGCGCTCCCGGACCAGGTCGCGAGCCAACCGACAGTGATGCTCCAGGCTCGCCTGCTGGCCGACCAGGGCCGCACCGAGCAGGCCATCGAGGTACTACAGGAAGGGTTGCGCAAATTTCCGGACGATACCCGCATGCGCCTGCTCATGGCGCGTCTGCTGGTCGCCGAAGACAACATGGACGCTGCGGCTACGCAATTCGCCGCACTGGTCCAGCAGAACCCCGACGACGCAGAACTGCTGCTCACGCTGGGGCTGGTCAATCTGGAAAACGACGATCCCAAGGCAGCCATTGGGTATCTGGAGCGCGCCGATCAGGCCAGCCCAGGGAATACGTTGGCCCGGTACCATCTGGGTCTGGCGTACCAGGCGATCGGCGACGAACAGCGTGCCATTCAGGCATGGCGCAGCGTGGGCCCGGGCAACGAATTCCTCACCTCGCGGTTGCAGCTGGCGCAAACGCTCGCCCGGCAAGAGCGTGTCGAGGAGCTGAGCGAAATAATGGCCGCCGATCGCAGCGTCTACCCCCAGCATGCGCTACCACTTTACCTGCTGGAGATCGAGGCACTCAGCGCCGTCGATCTGCAGCTGGCACTGCCACGCATCAACCAGGCGCTGGGCGAGTTCGAGAACAATACTGATCTGCTTTACACCCGGGCCATGCTACGTGAGCAACTTGGCGACGACGCCGGCTTCGAAGAGGATCTGCGCACCATCATCGCTCGCGAACCTGACAACGCCATGGCGCTCAACGCATTGGGTTACACCCTCGCGGACCGCAACGAGCGTCTCGACGAAGCGCTTCAGCTGATCGAACGCGCTCACTCGCTCAACCCCGATGACCCGGCGATCATCGACAGCCTTGGCTGGGTTCATTACCGTCGCGGCGACCTGCAGCGCGCCGAAGCCTTTCTGCGGCAAGCTTATCGCGCCATGCCCGATCAGGAAGTAGCCGCGCATCTGGGCGAAGTGCTGTGGCAACAGGGCCGCCAGCGCGAGGCGGTACAAATATGGGAAGAAGCCATGCAGGACGGTGCCGATAACAGTCAGATCCGCACCACCCGCGAACGTCTGGAACAAAGCTGA
- a CDS encoding acyloxyacyl hydrolase, translating to MNKRGLLLGCTLVVSSFTPLAHAIDGITLEAGRSSESTDTYRLSAQFDFGTTLWQTQSRNVRLGGYWDAGVVRWSGLDTTSVGVSPVLRLEFGQGGAMTPFLELGVGAAYFTRSSINNGDPDLGSRFHFEDRLGAGLRFGGGSELGVRIFHYSNAGLKEPNQGIENATLYYRLPI from the coding sequence ATGAACAAACGCGGTCTGTTACTTGGCTGTACGTTGGTAGTTTCCAGCTTTACCCCCCTGGCCCATGCAATTGACGGCATCACCCTTGAGGCAGGTCGCAGCTCAGAATCGACCGACACCTATCGCCTCTCGGCCCAGTTCGACTTCGGCACGACCCTCTGGCAAACGCAGTCGCGTAATGTCCGTCTCGGCGGGTACTGGGATGCGGGTGTGGTGCGCTGGAGCGGTCTCGATACCACCAGTGTCGGCGTTTCACCGGTGCTGCGGCTCGAGTTCGGACAGGGCGGTGCAATGACTCCCTTCCTCGAACTGGGCGTAGGGGCGGCGTACTTCACCCGCAGCAGCATCAACAATGGCGATCCGGACCTTGGCTCGCGATTTCATTTCGAAGACCGGCTCGGTGCAGGGTTGCGGTTCGGCGGTGGCTCGGAGCTCGGCGTGCGCATCTTTCACTACTCCAATGCCGGGTTGAAAGAGCCTAACCAGGGCATCGAGAACGCAACGCTGTACTACCGGCTGCCCATCTGA
- a CDS encoding ribose-phosphate pyrophosphokinase, with product MSKMMVFTGNANPDLARRVVRQLHIPLGDASAGRFSDGEVAIELNENVRGKDVFIIQPTCAPTNDNLMELVVMADALRRSSASRITAVIPYFGYARQDRRPRSARVPISAKVVADMLDVVGVDRVLTVDLHADQIQGFFDIPVDNIYGSPVLIDDIQDQRLDNLMIVSPDIGGVVRARAVAKALGVDLAIIDKRRPKANQSEVMHIIGDIENRNCILVDDMVDTAGTLCHAAKALKDHGATRVFAYCTHPILSGKAIENISNSALDQLVVTNTIPLSPAAENCERIRQLDMAPIIAEAMRRISNEESISAMFR from the coding sequence GTGTCCAAGATGATGGTCTTCACGGGGAACGCAAACCCCGATCTGGCACGGCGCGTCGTGCGTCAGTTGCACATCCCCCTTGGTGACGCCTCTGCCGGCCGCTTCAGCGACGGCGAAGTAGCGATCGAACTCAACGAGAACGTTCGCGGCAAGGATGTCTTCATCATCCAGCCCACCTGCGCGCCGACCAACGATAACCTGATGGAACTGGTGGTCATGGCCGACGCCCTGCGTCGTTCGTCAGCATCACGTATCACCGCAGTTATCCCCTACTTCGGCTATGCCCGGCAGGATCGTCGCCCGCGCTCGGCACGTGTGCCGATCAGCGCCAAGGTCGTTGCCGACATGCTCGACGTGGTAGGCGTGGATCGCGTTCTGACCGTCGACCTGCATGCCGACCAGATCCAGGGCTTCTTCGATATCCCGGTGGACAATATCTACGGCTCCCCGGTGCTGATCGATGACATCCAGGACCAGCGCCTGGACAATCTGATGATCGTCTCCCCTGACATCGGCGGTGTAGTCCGCGCTCGCGCCGTGGCCAAGGCACTCGGTGTTGATCTGGCGATCATCGACAAGCGTCGGCCTAAGGCCAACCAGTCGGAAGTGATGCACATCATTGGCGATATCGAAAATCGCAACTGCATCCTGGTAGACGACATGGTCGATACCGCCGGCACGCTGTGTCACGCGGCAAAAGCGCTGAAAGATCATGGCGCTACCAGGGTATTCGCCTACTGCACGCATCCGATCCTGTCGGGCAAGGCTATCGAAAATATTTCAAATTCCGCGCTCGACCAGCTGGTGGTGACCAACACCATCCCGCTGTCGCCGGCTGCGGAAAACTGCGAGCGCATACGTCAGCTGGATATGGCACCGATCATTGCCGAAGCCATGCGCCGCATCAGTAATGAAGAATCCATCAGCGCCATGTTCCGCTAA